Proteins encoded in a region of the Methanofollis tationis genome:
- the zupT gene encoding zinc transporter ZupT: MIDPDTVAVAFGLTLIAGLSTGIGSLMVFFTKKTGTRLLAFSLGFSAGVMIYVSFTELLPAAHAAVGASWGGVPGPWAVTLAFFGGIAFIGLIDHLVPYPQNPHEARRVEEAEGGADAGLYRTGLFTALAIAIHNVPEGMATFYAATADLRIGLSIAAAIAIHNIPEGIAVSVPVYCATGSRARAFLYALLSGLAEPAGALIAFFILLPFFSAGLLGLLFAGVSGIMVFVALDELLPAAREYGETHCAIYGLIAGMALMAVVLLATA, translated from the coding sequence ATGATCGATCCTGATACTGTCGCCGTCGCCTTCGGGCTGACGCTCATCGCCGGGCTTTCGACCGGTATCGGCAGCCTGATGGTCTTCTTCACGAAAAAAACAGGTACGCGCCTTCTCGCTTTTTCTCTCGGTTTTTCCGCCGGGGTGATGATCTATGTCTCCTTCACCGAACTCCTGCCGGCGGCGCATGCGGCGGTCGGCGCTTCATGGGGCGGTGTGCCCGGTCCATGGGCGGTCACGCTTGCTTTTTTCGGGGGGATTGCATTCATCGGCCTCATCGATCATCTTGTTCCCTATCCCCAGAACCCCCACGAGGCGCGGCGGGTAGAGGAGGCGGAGGGCGGGGCGGACGCAGGCCTCTATCGCACCGGCTTATTCACCGCACTTGCCATCGCCATCCACAACGTCCCTGAGGGGATGGCGACCTTCTACGCCGCCACGGCGGATCTGCGGATCGGCCTCTCGATCGCCGCGGCCATCGCCATCCACAATATCCCTGAGGGCATCGCCGTATCCGTGCCTGTCTACTGCGCCACCGGGAGCAGAGCCAGGGCGTTTCTCTATGCTCTCCTCTCGGGGCTTGCCGAACCTGCAGGCGCCCTGATCGCCTTTTTCATCCTCCTTCCCTTCTTTTCGGCGGGTCTTCTGGGCCTGCTGTTCGCCGGTGTTTCCGGGATCATGGTCTTTGTCGCCCTGGACGAACTCCTCCCTGCGGCCCGGGAGTACGGGGAGACGCACTGTGCGATCTACGGCCTGATCGCAGGGATGGCACTGATGGCCGTTGTGCTGCTGGCGACCGCGTAG
- a CDS encoding FeoA family protein, with amino-acid sequence MKKAINDLEYGETGIIVDIRGFRRELNSLGIRTGKTVKMITRQPIKGPVVVIAGDVEVAMGCDLAAGVFVDIREGDR; translated from the coding sequence ATGAAAAAAGCAATTAATGATCTTGAATACGGGGAAACCGGAATAATCGTTGATATCCGCGGTTTCCGCCGGGAACTGAACTCCCTCGGCATCAGGACCGGTAAAACCGTGAAGATGATCACGCGCCAGCCGATCAAAGGGCCGGTCGTCGTGATCGCAGGCGATGTCGAGGTGGCGATGGGGTGCGACCTTGCTGCAGGCGTCTTCGTCGATATCAGGGAGGGAGACCGATGA
- a CDS encoding FeoA family protein — protein sequence MQLTECGIGETVRVVAVMGCERFRNRLALRGIAPGQICTVVSAACGPIVLAVDGGTLALGRGMAAHITVERNIDEKSN from the coding sequence ATGCAACTGACAGAATGTGGTATCGGTGAAACGGTGCGGGTCGTTGCCGTCATGGGCTGCGAGCGGTTCAGGAACCGCCTCGCCCTGCGGGGGATCGCCCCGGGACAGATCTGCACGGTCGTATCGGCCGCCTGTGGTCCGATCGTCCTGGCCGTCGACGGCGGCACCCTCGCCCTCGGCCGCGGTATGGCCGCACACATCACTGTTGAGAGGAATATTGATGAAAAAAGCAATTAA
- a CDS encoding OBG GTPase family GTP-binding protein, with the protein MSGLEDEIKEIEDELQRTVYNKATSKHIGRLKAKLAKIRDEAVQRAMKSAGSGEGYSVKKSGDGTVVLVGFPSVGKSTLLNQLTGQESEVAAYAFTTLTVVPGILEHKGAKIQILDIPGLIAGAAMGKGRGKEVIAVVRSADLILILGDVYNGRHVDVLMRELYDAGIRINKPKPDITIKKSGNGGIRLNYVGDEALDIEEVRSILAENKIMNADVLIRGNISQDDFIDAMIGNRVYIPAFIAINKVDLVDAKTRAEIEGELTDRFGETPYMISAHSGYNVDALKDGIYNHLGFMRVYMKPLGGPADMEEPLIVRSDSTIEDVCRRLHRDFVDKFRYAKIWGKSVKHDAQRVGLQHKLKDQDIVTIVTRF; encoded by the coding sequence ATGAGTGGTCTTGAAGATGAGATCAAGGAGATCGAAGACGAGCTCCAGCGCACCGTGTACAACAAGGCCACATCCAAGCACATCGGACGCCTGAAAGCCAAGCTCGCCAAGATCAGAGACGAAGCCGTACAGCGGGCGATGAAGTCCGCCGGCTCCGGGGAAGGGTATTCGGTCAAGAAGTCGGGCGACGGGACGGTGGTCCTCGTCGGTTTTCCGTCGGTCGGCAAGTCCACGCTCCTCAACCAGCTCACCGGGCAGGAGAGCGAGGTGGCGGCCTATGCCTTCACCACCCTCACCGTCGTACCCGGGATCCTGGAGCACAAGGGCGCAAAGATCCAGATCCTGGATATCCCCGGGCTCATCGCCGGCGCCGCCATGGGCAAGGGACGCGGTAAGGAAGTCATCGCCGTGGTGCGGAGCGCCGACCTCATCCTCATCCTCGGCGACGTCTACAACGGGCGGCATGTCGATGTCCTGATGAGGGAACTCTATGACGCCGGGATCAGGATCAACAAGCCAAAACCCGACATCACCATCAAAAAGAGCGGCAACGGCGGTATCAGGCTCAACTATGTCGGCGACGAGGCTCTCGACATCGAGGAGGTCAGGTCCATCCTCGCCGAGAACAAGATCATGAACGCCGACGTCCTGATCAGGGGCAATATCTCGCAGGACGATTTCATCGACGCCATGATCGGAAACCGCGTCTATATCCCGGCCTTCATCGCCATCAACAAGGTCGATCTCGTCGATGCAAAGACCCGTGCCGAGATCGAGGGCGAGCTCACCGACCGGTTCGGCGAGACGCCCTATATGATCTCGGCGCACTCGGGCTACAACGTCGATGCGCTCAAGGACGGGATCTACAATCACCTCGGCTTCATGCGCGTCTACATGAAGCCGCTCGGCGGTCCGGCCGACATGGAGGAGCCGCTGATCGTCCGCTCAGACTCGACGATCGAGGACGTCTGCCGCCGGCTTCACCGCGACTTCGTGGACAAGTTCAGGTATGCAAAGATCTGGGGTAAATCCGTGAAGCACGACGCCCAGCGCGTCGGGCTTCAGCACAAACTCAAAGATCAGGACATCGTGACGATCGTCACGCGGTTCTGA